From the genome of Cognaticolwellia beringensis, one region includes:
- a CDS encoding DUF6170 family protein, whose amino-acid sequence MTIYFSSNKIPALHEFSLHQRQAILTLAQAKLSAPEKFILNIIKLMLLLPPFLFIANLQGFALAASVAVVLIAYFVLLRPIMLYFAQKHLDKAIAQYKKSEH is encoded by the coding sequence ATGACTATTTATTTTTCTTCCAATAAAATACCGGCTCTGCATGAATTTAGCTTACATCAACGGCAAGCGATTTTAACTCTGGCACAAGCTAAGCTTTCTGCGCCTGAAAAATTTATATTGAATATTATTAAGTTAATGCTGCTGTTACCGCCATTTCTGTTTATCGCGAATTTACAAGGCTTTGCCTTGGCAGCTTCTGTGGCGGTGGTGTTGATTGCCTATTTCGTACTGTTAAGACCTATTATGTTGTATTTTGCACAAAAACATCTTGATAAAGCGATTGCCCAATATAAAAAAAG
- a CDS encoding 5-formyltetrahydrofolate cyclo-ligase, with translation MPTRNKIRQLIRTKRQSLTNIEQQQFSNDLLSQLTARADVQAAKSIAIYLANDSELDAMPFIQWCWQQKKNIYLPVIHPFSPGHLLFLHYEENSDMRANTYGILEPKLDIRLIKKVNEIDIIFTPLVAFDQTGNRLGMGGGFYDRTLSSWYSQYRLENEGKNFNERKLTKPYPIGLAHDIQLIAAIPSQLWDIPLPEIVTPTMQYKFNIHK, from the coding sequence ATGCCCACACGAAATAAAATAAGACAATTGATCAGAACAAAACGCCAGAGTCTAACTAACATTGAGCAGCAGCAGTTTTCGAACGATTTACTCTCCCAATTAACCGCAAGGGCAGATGTACAAGCGGCGAAGAGCATTGCCATTTATTTAGCAAACGACAGTGAGCTTGACGCTATGCCATTTATACAATGGTGTTGGCAGCAGAAAAAAAACATCTATTTACCGGTTATTCATCCCTTTAGCCCAGGACACTTATTATTTCTTCATTATGAAGAAAACAGTGATATGAGAGCCAATACCTACGGTATTTTAGAACCTAAGCTCGATATACGCCTGATAAAAAAAGTTAACGAAATAGATATAATTTTCACGCCTTTGGTCGCATTCGATCAAACAGGCAATCGTTTAGGCATGGGAGGTGGGTTTTACGATAGGACATTGTCATCGTGGTATTCGCAATATCGCCTTGAGAATGAAGGGAAAAATTTTAATGAAAGAAAGTTAACTAAACCTTACCCTATAGGTCTAGCGCATGACATTCAATTAATAGCCGCAATACCCTCTCAGCTCTGGGATATCCCACTACCTGAAATAGTAACTCCAACTATGCAATATAAATTCAACATACATAAATAA
- the nusB gene encoding transcription antitermination factor NusB: MKPSPRRKARELAVQAVYSWQLSQNNIAEIELNFLTENSARRFDIPYFQELFRGVSAQVSSIDEKISPHVARPLKDVDHVEKAILRVAVFELTESQDVPYRVIINEAIELAKSFGADDSHKFVNGVLDKVVKLVRPNE; the protein is encoded by the coding sequence GTGAAACCATCACCTAGAAGAAAAGCCAGAGAGTTGGCAGTACAAGCTGTCTACTCTTGGCAGTTAAGTCAAAACAATATTGCTGAAATTGAGCTGAATTTTTTGACTGAAAATAGCGCACGTCGTTTTGATATTCCTTATTTTCAGGAATTATTTCGTGGTGTTTCAGCACAGGTTAGCAGCATTGATGAGAAAATATCTCCGCATGTTGCTCGACCACTTAAAGATGTTGATCACGTTGAAAAAGCGATCCTACGCGTTGCGGTATTTGAATTAACTGAATCTCAAGACGTGCCTTATCGCGTTATCATTAACGAAGCCATTGAGTTAGCAAAATCATTTGGTGCCGATGATAGTCATAAGTTCGTTAACGGTGTTTTAGATAAAGTCGTTAAGCTAGTTCGTCCGAACGAATAG
- a CDS encoding REP-associated tyrosine transposase, whose translation MSWSDLRKGRYTQEHGEYFVTFNTYNKIPHFTDFNLACVFSQQININEAKYSCTWMSWVLMPDHFHGLLRLNIKGSTLPRIVGALKGNSSFIINKERGQKERFRQPSFYDHALRVDDNRKKLARYIIANPLRKGLVNNIGDYPFWNSIYL comes from the coding sequence ATGTCATGGAGTGATTTACGTAAAGGACGATATACTCAAGAGCATGGTGAATACTTTGTTACTTTCAATACCTACAATAAAATCCCACATTTTACAGATTTCAATTTAGCTTGTGTATTTTCTCAGCAAATAAACATTAATGAAGCTAAATACAGTTGCACTTGGATGAGTTGGGTTTTAATGCCTGATCATTTTCATGGTTTATTGCGATTAAATATCAAGGGTTCAACATTACCTAGAATAGTTGGAGCGCTTAAAGGAAATAGTAGCTTTATTATTAACAAAGAACGCGGACAGAAAGAGAGGTTTCGGCAGCCATCATTTTATGATCATGCTCTGAGAGTTGATGACAACAGAAAGAAATTAGCTAGGTACATTATTGCTAATCCATTAAGAAAGGGACTGGTTAATAATATTGGTGATTACCCTTTTTGGAATTCAATTTATTTGTAG
- the thiL gene encoding thiamine-phosphate kinase, which yields MKEFELIKRFFSEQAIKRKDVVLGIGDDCAIVSPSERQNIAITTDTLVAGVHFPHETSARAIGHKSIAVNLSDLAAMGAEPTWISLAITLPEVDLKWVEEFCRGAFDLCEFYNVQLIGGDTTQGPLSITVTAQGLVPVGKHLMRTGAKAGDWIYVTGEIGDAALALKHIFKEVDVAPEYRESVQRSLDFPTPRILAGQALRGYASSAIDLSDGLIADLGHICTASKVGANIVLDDLPISNALRDTVGLEKAFEMTLAGGDDYELLFTVSEDNKVGMETSLANTTNTITCIGQINRSEKITTTLNNKPVAIHAKSFEHFSNRKD from the coding sequence ATGAAAGAGTTTGAATTGATCAAGCGCTTCTTTAGTGAGCAGGCGATTAAACGCAAGGATGTTGTACTTGGTATTGGTGATGACTGCGCTATCGTCAGCCCCTCTGAGCGTCAAAATATTGCAATAACTACAGATACCTTAGTCGCTGGCGTTCATTTTCCACATGAAACCAGCGCACGCGCAATTGGCCATAAATCAATTGCGGTGAATTTATCAGACCTAGCAGCTATGGGAGCCGAGCCAACCTGGATTTCTTTGGCGATAACCTTGCCAGAAGTTGATTTAAAATGGGTCGAAGAGTTTTGTCGTGGTGCCTTTGATTTGTGCGAGTTTTATAACGTGCAATTAATTGGTGGCGATACCACGCAAGGACCTTTAAGCATTACAGTTACAGCTCAAGGTTTAGTGCCGGTAGGTAAGCATCTTATGCGCACAGGCGCTAAGGCCGGTGATTGGATTTATGTTACCGGTGAAATAGGTGATGCAGCATTAGCCCTGAAACATATTTTCAAAGAGGTGGACGTTGCCCCAGAATATAGAGAAAGTGTTCAGCGTAGCTTAGACTTTCCAACACCAAGAATTCTTGCGGGACAAGCACTCCGAGGCTATGCAAGTTCGGCAATAGACCTGTCTGACGGTTTAATTGCAGATTTAGGTCATATTTGTACTGCATCTAAAGTCGGCGCTAATATCGTGCTAGATGATCTGCCAATTTCCAATGCATTGCGAGATACGGTTGGCTTAGAAAAAGCGTTTGAAATGACCTTAGCCGGTGGCGATGACTATGAATTGTTATTTACGGTATCTGAAGATAATAAAGTCGGTATGGAAACGTCTTTAGCCAATACAACAAACACGATTACTTGTATTGGGCAGATTAACCGCAGTGAAAAAATAACCACTACATTAAATAATAAGCCTGTCGCTATTCATGCTAAAAGTTTCGAACATTTTTCTAATAGAAAAGATTAA
- the rpiA gene encoding ribose-5-phosphate isomerase RpiA, translating to MTQDDMKKAAAIKALDYIKADTIVGVGTGSTVNHFIDALATIKDKIIGAVSSSDGSTERLKSYGIEVFDLNNVDGIDVYVDGADEINPHMHMIKGGGAALTREKIVAAVAKTFVCIADDTKQVPMLGRFPLPVEVIPMARSYVARELVKLGGDPAYRQGVITDNGNVIIDVHNLEILDPKALENSINAIAGVVTNGLFANRPADVLIIGTADGAKIVK from the coding sequence ATGACTCAAGATGACATGAAAAAAGCGGCGGCTATCAAAGCCCTCGACTATATCAAAGCAGATACTATTGTTGGTGTCGGTACTGGCTCAACGGTGAATCACTTTATCGATGCCCTTGCGACTATCAAAGATAAAATTATTGGTGCGGTTTCAAGCTCTGATGGCTCAACCGAACGTTTAAAGTCTTACGGCATTGAAGTGTTTGATCTTAATAATGTTGACGGCATTGATGTATATGTTGATGGCGCTGATGAGATCAATCCTCATATGCATATGATAAAAGGTGGCGGTGCCGCCCTTACCCGCGAGAAAATTGTTGCTGCCGTTGCTAAAACTTTTGTTTGTATTGCTGATGATACTAAGCAAGTGCCTATGTTAGGACGTTTTCCATTGCCGGTGGAAGTGATACCTATGGCACGTAGTTATGTTGCTAGAGAGCTGGTGAAATTAGGCGGGGATCCTGCTTATCGACAAGGCGTTATTACCGACAATGGTAATGTTATTATTGATGTGCATAATTTAGAAATACTCGATCCTAAAGCACTAGAAAATAGCATTAATGCTATTGCAGGAGTTGTTACTAATGGCTTGTTCGCTAATCGTCCAGCAGATGTCTTAATTATCGGCACTGCTGATGGTGCAAAAATAGTAAAATAA
- the ribH gene encoding 6,7-dimethyl-8-ribityllumazine synthase has translation MNVIEANFDATGKKFAIVVSRFNSFVVESLLEGAVDALKRHGNVADNDITVIRVPGAYELPVAAKKIAAKGGYDGIIAIGAVIRGGTPHFDFVAGECNKGLAQVAMEYTLPVAFGVITTDTIEQAIDRAGLKVGNKGAEAALSALEMVNVLDKL, from the coding sequence ATGAATGTCATAGAAGCTAACTTTGATGCAACCGGTAAGAAATTCGCAATTGTTGTCTCTCGTTTTAATAGTTTTGTTGTTGAAAGTTTACTTGAAGGTGCTGTAGATGCACTTAAACGCCATGGTAATGTTGCCGATAACGACATTACAGTAATCCGTGTACCTGGTGCTTATGAGTTACCAGTTGCTGCTAAGAAAATTGCTGCGAAAGGTGGATACGATGGCATTATTGCTATTGGCGCCGTTATTCGTGGTGGAACGCCTCATTTTGATTTTGTTGCTGGCGAATGTAATAAAGGCTTAGCACAAGTGGCAATGGAGTATACTTTACCCGTGGCTTTTGGTGTTATCACCACCGACACTATTGAGCAAGCTATTGACCGTGCCGGCCTTAAAGTGGGCAATAAAGGCGCTGAAGCAGCATTAAGTGCTTTAGAAATGGTTAACGTGCTTGATAAGTTATAA
- a CDS encoding SLBB domain-containing protein codes for MIHFIRLLISLFIVFTCSFSSFAAQISQQQIEQFKNLPKAQQQLLAQSMGVDLDTVLGQISDNNNQQTKLSSTQVMPRPQAESDEEKQEDAIVFENDTELLKPLERFGMDVFANAPSTFSPTMDIAIPKHYILGVGDQLSIQIYGKENAEYVLPISREGNILIPNVGPIKIVGLAFEEMKQFLAEKIQQRIIGVNVVVSLAELRSMRIFVLGDAYKPGPYTLSSLSSVTHAIFAAGGVSDIGSLRNIEVKRAGKVVQKVDLYDLLISGDSSSDILLQSGDVVFIPTQSQSVSILGEVRRPAIYELKAGDNFNNIIEMAGGLLPSAYPQSTMVERYNEQSLRNIINVDLTDSKARAKLLKSGDYIRVLKSSGMYEQSITVIGAVSRPGKYQWQQGLKIADLLPSLDTHILPSADLSYGLIVRQKDKARNIEVLQFNLAKALNKSTSDPVENLTLLPNDKLLIFSNVTKSVDEKISLDELAYTQEQLFAKERQQAKVSFKEKSFWQQYGGNASQLSADTNATEEAERLVNQSLVQITSGALDGEIDIREMGLFSRPRLLAPVLRKLRQQGASGQPIQLVEVDGQVKFPGIYPLAKNAKISDLLSAAGGVKESAYLARAEITRNALTVEGATKISLDVDLGLALKENKDFNIALQSKDRLNVHKIPAWSENHVVELRGEFVFPGKYTIRRGETLADLVIKAGGLTEYAHPDASVFTRQKLKELEQKNLIKLASDLRIEMASKSLTEKGTSASYDDAQKLLADITNVEPIGRLVIDLPHLMAANNTEVLLEGGDVLFVPTKKNSINVIGQVQVGSSHLYNSAMSAEDYILQSGGIKKRADAERIYVISAGGSIKMVENNNWFAGTADNSLKPGDTIVVPLDSEYMSDLTLWSTATQIIYNSAVAVAAINGI; via the coding sequence ATGATTCACTTTATTCGTTTACTGATCAGCCTTTTTATTGTTTTTACATGCTCTTTTAGTTCATTCGCGGCGCAAATTAGCCAACAGCAAATTGAGCAATTTAAAAACTTGCCAAAAGCACAGCAACAGCTTCTAGCGCAAAGCATGGGAGTTGACTTAGATACCGTCCTGGGGCAAATATCGGACAATAATAATCAACAAACAAAGTTGTCATCTACGCAGGTCATGCCAAGACCACAGGCTGAAAGTGACGAAGAAAAACAAGAAGACGCCATTGTATTTGAAAACGATACAGAATTATTAAAACCGCTTGAAAGGTTTGGTATGGACGTTTTTGCTAATGCGCCAAGTACCTTCTCCCCTACCATGGATATCGCTATTCCGAAACACTATATATTAGGGGTTGGCGATCAATTATCGATACAAATATACGGTAAAGAAAATGCTGAATACGTACTGCCAATATCACGAGAAGGCAATATATTAATTCCTAATGTTGGACCCATAAAAATTGTGGGTCTAGCGTTTGAAGAAATGAAACAGTTTCTTGCTGAAAAAATTCAACAACGCATTATAGGTGTTAATGTTGTTGTTAGCTTAGCTGAATTGCGTTCTATGCGTATTTTTGTCTTGGGTGACGCATACAAACCAGGTCCTTACACCTTAAGTTCACTTTCAAGTGTTACCCACGCTATATTTGCCGCCGGTGGTGTTAGCGATATTGGTTCATTACGTAATATTGAAGTAAAGCGTGCGGGTAAAGTCGTACAAAAGGTTGACCTATACGACTTGTTAATAAGCGGCGATTCCTCAAGTGATATTTTATTGCAATCGGGCGATGTTGTGTTTATTCCAACACAAAGTCAAAGTGTTTCAATATTAGGTGAAGTAAGACGACCAGCGATATACGAACTAAAAGCCGGAGATAACTTCAATAATATTATAGAAATGGCGGGTGGCCTATTACCGTCAGCTTATCCACAATCAACCATGGTTGAACGTTACAACGAGCAAAGTTTACGTAACATCATCAATGTTGATTTAACCGATAGCAAAGCGCGTGCAAAATTACTGAAAAGTGGTGACTATATTCGCGTACTAAAAAGTTCGGGGATGTACGAACAATCAATTACGGTTATTGGCGCGGTTTCACGCCCAGGTAAATATCAATGGCAGCAAGGCCTTAAAATAGCTGATTTATTACCGAGTTTAGATACGCATATATTACCTTCGGCAGATTTAAGCTATGGCTTAATTGTGCGTCAAAAAGATAAAGCCAGAAACATTGAAGTATTACAATTTAATTTAGCGAAAGCGCTGAATAAATCAACATCAGACCCAGTTGAAAACTTAACACTATTGCCGAACGACAAACTACTCATCTTTTCTAACGTCACTAAATCAGTCGATGAAAAAATATCGCTAGACGAACTCGCTTATACCCAAGAGCAACTTTTTGCCAAAGAGCGTCAACAAGCGAAAGTATCATTTAAAGAAAAATCATTTTGGCAACAATACGGCGGTAATGCATCTCAGCTTTCAGCCGACACTAATGCAACAGAAGAAGCAGAACGATTAGTTAATCAATCTTTAGTGCAAATAACGAGTGGCGCTTTAGACGGCGAAATTGATATTCGTGAAATGGGCCTGTTTTCTCGACCGCGTTTATTAGCCCCCGTGTTAAGAAAACTTCGTCAACAAGGTGCTTCTGGCCAACCCATTCAATTGGTTGAAGTCGATGGCCAAGTTAAGTTTCCGGGTATTTATCCGTTAGCAAAAAATGCAAAAATCAGTGATTTATTATCAGCCGCTGGTGGTGTGAAAGAGTCGGCTTATTTAGCGCGAGCAGAAATTACTCGTAATGCCCTAACGGTAGAAGGTGCAACAAAAATATCATTAGATGTCGATTTAGGCTTAGCCTTAAAAGAAAATAAAGACTTTAATATAGCGTTGCAAAGTAAAGACCGATTGAATGTGCACAAAATTCCAGCCTGGAGCGAAAATCATGTGGTTGAACTACGTGGCGAATTTGTATTTCCGGGTAAATATACCATTCGACGCGGCGAAACCTTGGCTGATTTAGTCATTAAAGCCGGTGGTTTAACTGAATATGCTCACCCTGATGCCTCAGTATTTACTCGTCAAAAGTTAAAAGAATTAGAGCAGAAAAACCTCATCAAACTGGCCAGTGACCTACGTATTGAAATGGCGTCTAAATCGTTAACCGAAAAAGGCACTTCAGCATCCTACGACGATGCCCAAAAACTACTGGCTGATATTACTAATGTAGAACCTATCGGCCGTTTAGTGATTGACCTACCTCATTTAATGGCAGCAAATAATACGGAAGTATTGCTCGAAGGCGGCGACGTGCTTTTTGTGCCAACGAAGAAAAATTCAATTAATGTTATTGGTCAAGTACAAGTAGGCTCATCGCATTTATATAACAGCGCCATGTCAGCTGAAGACTATATTTTACAAAGTGGTGGCATTAAAAAACGTGCTGACGCTGAGCGTATTTACGTTATTTCAGCCGGTGGTAGCATTAAAATGGTAGAAAATAATAACTGGTTTGCAGGCACCGCAGACAACTCATTAAAACCAGGCGACACCATAGTAGTACCTCTAGACTCTGAATATATGAGTGACTTAACATTATGGTCGACAGCAACACAAATTATTTATAATTCAGCTGTAGCCGTCGCAGCAATAAACGGTATTTAG
- a CDS encoding phosphatidylglycerophosphatase A family protein, with amino-acid sequence MKKSTANFRLSNPIHFLALGFGSGLAPKAPGTFGTLAAIPLLLLFAPLSNALYLAVLVLMSIAGIYICDKAAKDAGVPDHGAIVWDEFVGFLITMFLMPITWQTVLVGFALFRFFDILKPWPISYLDKNCHGGFGIMIDDIVAGIAAWACMFLIFKF; translated from the coding sequence ATGAAAAAATCTACAGCAAACTTTCGACTGTCAAATCCCATTCATTTTTTGGCATTAGGTTTTGGCAGTGGCTTAGCGCCTAAAGCGCCTGGCACCTTTGGTACCTTAGCCGCCATTCCATTATTGCTATTATTTGCACCACTCAGTAATGCCCTTTATCTGGCTGTATTGGTATTGATGAGCATTGCCGGTATCTACATTTGTGATAAAGCGGCAAAAGATGCTGGGGTACCCGATCATGGTGCAATAGTATGGGATGAGTTTGTTGGCTTTTTGATCACCATGTTCTTAATGCCAATCACTTGGCAAACAGTACTTGTCGGTTTCGCATTATTCAGATTTTTCGACATTCTAAAACCTTGGCCCATTTCTTATCTAGACAAAAACTGCCATGGCGGATTTGGTATTATGATAGACGATATTGTGGCAGGTATTGCCGCCTGGGCATGTATGTTTTTGATCTTTAAGTTTTAG
- the serA gene encoding phosphoglycerate dehydrogenase, producing MSNNSLAKDKIKILLLEGVHQSALEELKNKGYSNIEYLKTSLSEAELIKKIANVHFIGIRSRTDLNKNVLSHAKKLVAIGCFCIGTNQVDKAAAQSLGIPVFNAPFSNTRSVAELVLGETLLLLRGIPEKSAQAHRGVWNKSAAGSVEARGKTLGIIGYGHIGMQLGILAETLGMRVRFFDIETKLPLGNASQAPTMTTLLKEADVISLHVPETPQTKNMMGAAEFEVMKDGVIFINASRGTVVDIDALAEALSSKKVVGAAIDVFPVEPKSNDEEFISPLRAFDNVILTPHIGGSTKEAQENIGLEVASKLAKYSDNGSTLSAVNFPEVSLPGHIGTSRLLHIHRNQPGVLTQINQMFANHNINIAAQYLQTADQIGYVVIDIEVENRELALKELKQIDATIRVRLLN from the coding sequence ATGAGCAACAATTCACTAGCGAAAGACAAAATTAAGATACTACTTCTAGAGGGGGTTCATCAAAGTGCCCTTGAAGAGCTTAAAAACAAAGGCTATTCAAATATAGAGTATCTAAAAACCTCACTTTCAGAAGCAGAGCTAATTAAAAAAATTGCCAATGTGCATTTTATTGGTATTCGCTCTCGTACTGACTTAAATAAGAATGTTTTAAGCCACGCTAAAAAGCTTGTTGCTATTGGTTGCTTCTGTATTGGCACCAACCAAGTAGATAAAGCTGCTGCACAATCTTTAGGTATTCCGGTGTTTAACGCGCCGTTCTCAAATACCCGTTCAGTCGCTGAATTAGTTTTAGGCGAAACCTTACTATTATTACGTGGTATTCCTGAAAAAAGTGCTCAAGCACACCGTGGTGTTTGGAATAAATCTGCCGCAGGTTCAGTTGAAGCCAGAGGCAAAACTTTAGGTATTATTGGTTACGGCCATATTGGTATGCAACTAGGCATATTAGCTGAAACTTTAGGTATGAGAGTTCGATTTTTCGATATTGAAACTAAATTGCCTTTAGGTAACGCTAGCCAAGCTCCAACCATGACGACATTGTTGAAAGAAGCTGATGTTATTAGCTTACACGTCCCTGAAACCCCTCAAACGAAAAATATGATGGGCGCTGCAGAATTTGAAGTAATGAAAGACGGCGTGATCTTTATTAATGCTTCACGCGGCACTGTTGTTGATATTGATGCCTTAGCAGAAGCCTTAAGCAGTAAAAAAGTTGTCGGTGCGGCTATCGACGTATTCCCAGTTGAGCCAAAAAGTAACGATGAAGAGTTTATTAGCCCTTTACGTGCCTTCGACAACGTGATTTTAACGCCCCATATTGGTGGTAGCACTAAAGAAGCACAAGAAAACATTGGCCTTGAAGTCGCCAGTAAACTTGCCAAGTATTCAGATAATGGCTCTACTTTATCAGCAGTGAACTTTCCAGAAGTATCATTACCTGGGCATATTGGCACCAGCCGTTTATTACATATTCATCGTAATCAGCCTGGAGTTTTAACACAAATCAACCAAATGTTTGCCAATCATAACATCAACATTGCCGCGCAATATTTACAAACAGCCGATCAAATTGGTTATGTGGTTATTGATATTGAAGTGGAAAACCGTGAACTCGCATTGAAAGAGCTAAAACAGATTGACGCTACTATACGCGTTAGATTGTTAAACTAG
- a CDS encoding peptide MFS transporter yields the protein MSTHNSEAFFGHPGGLKTLFVTEMWERMSYYGMRALLVLFMTASLQDGGLAITIASATAIYGLYTGTVYFMGLPGGWIADRLLGGQKAVWYGGIIIMFGHIVLAIPNDKTFFIGLILVILGTGLLKPNIGAMVGQLYSENDKRRDSGYAIYYMGINLGSFIGYLVCGYLASDFGWHYAFGAAAIGMAAGLIQYRLTTPKLEGVGAKPVAPLSAKGQRNSWLIISATLIAIAIITVLTFEGIVVIDPIATAQYVAMAFTLIFVVYYAIIYFFSDLTGNEKKKLWALLLICIASACFWSGFEQAGSSLNLFARDYTDRMIGSFEIPTAWFQFSNSMFIILLSPFFAAFWIKLGQRMVTPAYGIKCAAGLIIMASGFIVMFFAAQYAATGLQVAPGWLITTYFLHTVGELCLSPIALSAVSKLSPRRFAGQMMGIFVLTYSIGNIISGLLAGNYDPNNVEQIPSLYIQISLFSIGIGIIILLVGLKSRFWEALKTEEDDTAAPMKDTSSARSTA from the coding sequence ATGAGTACCCATAATTCAGAGGCATTTTTTGGCCATCCGGGGGGGTTGAAAACACTTTTCGTCACAGAAATGTGGGAACGTATGAGCTATTACGGCATGCGCGCATTACTGGTTCTTTTTATGACCGCGTCGTTACAAGATGGTGGTTTAGCGATAACAATTGCGTCGGCAACTGCTATTTATGGTTTATATACCGGTACCGTGTATTTCATGGGTCTACCTGGCGGTTGGATAGCTGATAGATTACTGGGTGGTCAAAAAGCGGTTTGGTATGGTGGTATTATCATCATGTTCGGCCACATAGTATTAGCCATTCCAAATGACAAAACATTCTTTATCGGTTTAATTTTAGTTATTTTAGGTACGGGTTTATTAAAACCAAATATTGGCGCTATGGTTGGCCAATTATACAGTGAAAACGATAAGCGCCGTGATAGTGGCTACGCCATTTATTACATGGGCATTAACTTAGGTTCTTTCATTGGTTATTTAGTTTGTGGTTATTTAGCTTCAGATTTTGGTTGGCATTATGCCTTTGGTGCTGCTGCAATCGGTATGGCAGCAGGTCTTATTCAATATAGATTGACCACACCAAAATTAGAAGGCGTAGGCGCTAAGCCTGTAGCACCTTTATCTGCAAAAGGTCAGCGTAATAGTTGGTTAATTATTTCGGCAACGTTAATTGCAATTGCGATAATCACCGTATTAACGTTTGAAGGTATTGTGGTTATAGACCCTATTGCCACTGCACAATATGTTGCCATGGCATTTACCTTAATTTTCGTGGTTTATTACGCCATTATTTATTTTTTCAGCGATTTAACCGGTAATGAAAAGAAAAAATTGTGGGCACTATTACTTATTTGTATTGCCTCGGCTTGTTTCTGGTCTGGCTTTGAACAAGCGGGTTCTTCATTAAACTTATTCGCACGTGATTATACTGACCGTATGATAGGTTCTTTTGAAATTCCAACGGCATGGTTTCAGTTCTCAAATTCTATGTTTATTATTCTGCTTTCACCTTTTTTCGCCGCATTTTGGATTAAATTAGGTCAAAGAATGGTGACACCTGCGTACGGTATTAAATGTGCTGCCGGTTTAATTATTATGGCAAGTGGCTTTATTGTGATGTTTTTTGCCGCACAATATGCAGCAACGGGCTTACAAGTTGCGCCGGGTTGGTTAATTACCACTTACTTCCTTCATACAGTTGGTGAGTTATGTTTAAGCCCTATCGCCTTAAGTGCGGTAAGTAAATTGTCTCCAAGAAGATTTGCTGGTCAAATGATGGGGATATTTGTTTTAACGTACTCAATTGGTAATATTATTTCTGGTTTACTTGCTGGTAATTATGATCCAAATAACGTTGAACAAATTCCATCGTTATATATTCAAATCAGTTTATTTAGTATTGGTATTGGTATTATTATTCTACTGGTTGGCTTGAAATCTAGATTCTGGGAAGCGTTAAAAACAGAAGAAGATGACACTGCAGCGCCAATGAAAGATACTAGCAGCGCAAGATCTACTGCATAA